From the Paenibacillus sp. FSL H8-0548 genome, one window contains:
- a CDS encoding HAD family hydrolase, which translates to MNKYFLTDLDGTLLRSDAALSDYTIRIICDALNKGIVISYATARSYISSHKIVSIIPWKHPIILYNGAAIYDPLTKTFIGGRWLDMETTNQVIELGRKHRLSPFLFALDQEDNERVLHEPLTRDGDLQFFKSRPNDPRFNELACLECPATIRTLIITYIGRLEELEPLRGDVIQQFGEHVHVHLMKDNYIEDHYFLEFSHQQANKKEGLKQWAALTGCELHEITVFGDNLNDMGMFEAAGTKVAVANAHTHLLELSSLVVESNDGDGVARYIARALDSLSVSRTDGFDQ; encoded by the coding sequence TTGAATAAATATTTTCTTACCGATCTTGATGGAACGCTGCTGAGATCCGATGCTGCTTTATCCGACTACACGATACGGATCATTTGTGACGCTTTGAATAAAGGCATCGTCATCAGCTATGCAACTGCACGAAGCTATATTAGCTCACATAAAATTGTTTCTATCATACCTTGGAAGCATCCTATTATTTTGTACAATGGCGCAGCTATCTACGATCCGCTGACTAAGACATTTATAGGCGGCCGATGGCTCGATATGGAAACAACCAATCAAGTGATAGAGTTGGGAAGAAAGCATCGTCTGTCTCCTTTTTTGTTCGCTTTGGACCAAGAGGACAACGAACGAGTACTTCACGAGCCGCTCACCAGAGATGGGGATTTGCAATTTTTCAAAAGCCGGCCTAACGATCCACGCTTCAATGAGCTAGCCTGCTTGGAATGTCCTGCAACGATACGTACGCTTATCATTACCTATATTGGGCGGTTGGAGGAGCTGGAGCCTCTTCGGGGTGATGTCATTCAGCAATTCGGCGAGCATGTGCATGTTCACCTTATGAAGGACAATTATATTGAGGATCATTATTTTCTAGAGTTCAGTCACCAGCAGGCGAATAAAAAAGAAGGGCTTAAGCAGTGGGCTGCTCTTACCGGCTGCGAGCTTCATGAAATCACCGTATTTGGTGACAACCTGAATGATATGGGCATGTTTGAAGCCGCTGGAACCAAGGTTGCAGTTGCCAACGCCCATACCCACTTATTAGAGCTTTCGAGCCTTGTCGTAGAGAGCAACGATGGAGATGGTGTAGCTCGTTATATTGCTCGGGCCCTTGATAGCTTATCGGTGAGTCGTACCGATGGCTTCGATCAATGA
- a CDS encoding family 10 glycosylhydrolase — protein MKLRKWTIWLLLAAICMVIAAPTSQAAQAADIRIFMNGKAIESEVAPYIVPKANVTMVPLRVISEELGASVNWSSSERLVTIKGKANKTITMNSGSTFATVDGARISLGASVAVKAGRTMVPLRFVSEQLGLIVNWNQADKTITLLSAVIDDTPGSTSPPVQVPDPEPIPPGTGSEERTELRGAWVSTVYNLDWPSQSSYLNPVKQMGEYISLLDDLQDMGMNAVFVQVRPAGDALYPSQIVPWSKYLSGFQGLAPNYDPLAFMIEETHKRGMEFHAWFNPFRASVDTKSDLLAANHVVKQQPDWIVNAGGKLYINPGIPQARQHIIDTILEVVNGYSIDGVHLDDYFYPSNVEFADDAAFKSYNTDKIKTKADWRRSNINAFVRQLGESIHKAKPQVEYGISPFGVWRNQSVDKTGSNTKAGVTAYDNMYADVRTWIKNGWIDYVTPQIYWSLSFTAARYDTLVDWWAQEVKNTGVDLYIGHAPYKLGTKEAGWQSAQEIVNQLKYNKKYTEVKGDVFFSAKDIRNNQLGIKDALRTYYSK, from the coding sequence ATGAAATTAAGAAAATGGACAATCTGGCTGCTGCTTGCAGCTATTTGCATGGTGATAGCAGCGCCAACGAGTCAGGCAGCTCAGGCAGCAGATATTCGCATATTTATGAATGGCAAAGCGATTGAAAGTGAAGTGGCGCCTTATATTGTTCCAAAGGCGAACGTAACGATGGTTCCGCTGCGAGTGATCAGTGAGGAGCTGGGAGCAAGTGTCAATTGGAGCTCTTCGGAGCGGCTCGTTACGATTAAAGGCAAAGCTAACAAAACCATTACGATGAACAGCGGCAGCACCTTTGCGACAGTTGATGGGGCGCGCATTAGTCTAGGTGCTTCCGTTGCGGTTAAAGCAGGAAGAACGATGGTACCGCTTCGGTTCGTCAGCGAGCAGCTCGGTCTAATCGTCAACTGGAACCAAGCAGACAAGACGATTACGCTGCTGAGCGCTGTGATTGATGATACGCCAGGCAGCACCTCGCCGCCAGTGCAGGTGCCAGATCCGGAGCCTATCCCACCAGGTACAGGCTCGGAGGAACGAACGGAGCTTCGCGGGGCTTGGGTGTCTACCGTGTATAATTTGGATTGGCCGTCTCAATCCTCCTATCTAAATCCCGTTAAGCAAATGGGAGAATACATCAGTCTGCTCGATGATTTGCAGGATATGGGTATGAACGCGGTGTTCGTACAGGTACGTCCTGCAGGTGATGCGTTATATCCGTCCCAAATCGTGCCATGGTCAAAATATTTGTCAGGCTTCCAAGGCTTGGCGCCCAATTATGATCCGCTCGCTTTCATGATCGAGGAGACGCATAAACGAGGTATGGAATTCCATGCGTGGTTTAATCCATTCCGAGCAAGCGTGGATACAAAATCAGATCTGCTCGCTGCCAATCATGTGGTGAAGCAGCAGCCGGATTGGATTGTGAATGCAGGCGGCAAGCTCTACATTAATCCAGGCATTCCGCAGGCGCGCCAGCATATTATCGATACCATTTTAGAGGTTGTGAATGGCTATTCAATTGATGGTGTGCATTTGGATGATTATTTCTATCCGTCGAATGTGGAGTTCGCTGATGATGCAGCCTTTAAGAGCTATAACACGGATAAAATAAAAACAAAGGCAGACTGGCGCCGCAGCAATATTAATGCTTTTGTTCGTCAGCTAGGTGAATCCATCCATAAGGCTAAGCCACAGGTAGAGTATGGAATCAGCCCGTTTGGCGTGTGGAGAAATCAGTCAGTCGACAAGACGGGGTCAAATACTAAGGCGGGCGTTACAGCCTATGACAATATGTATGCAGATGTACGGACCTGGATCAAGAACGGGTGGATCGATTACGTGACACCTCAAATTTATTGGAGTTTATCCTTTACGGCTGCTCGTTACGATACGTTAGTTGATTGGTGGGCGCAAGAGGTGAAGAATACGGGGGTTGATCTCTATATCGGCCACGCACCTTACAAGCTGGGAACGAAGGAAGCGGGCTGGCAAAGCGCGCAGGAGATTGTTAATCAGCTAAAATATAATAAAAAGTATACCGAAGTGAAAGGCGATGTTTTTTTTAGCGCCAAGGATATTCGCAATAATCAGCTAGGAATCAAGGATGCGCTGCGGACTTATTATTCGAAATAA
- a CDS encoding ABC transporter ATP-binding protein, with protein MLMTKRVDNASEEPLLKLEGIKTYYPIKRGILSKTVGHIKAVDGIDLSVYQGETVGLVGESGCGKSSLGRSIIKLEELTEGRIMFKGQDLAPLKSSQMRKLRTDIQMIFQDPYSSLNPRKRIIDLMTEPVKLLLGMSEAHAIRLAAELMEVVGLPVASLGKYPHEFSGGQRQRIGIARAIALRPKLIVCDEPVSALDVSIQAQVLNLLKDLQKQYNLTYLFIGHGLGAVKYMSDRIAVMYLGKIVEIGTAKELFESPKHPYTRALLDAYPVPNPHLRSKPRIVLEGDVPSPASPPSGCRFHTRCPMAMQECKEHEPSIGSSGHAAACHFPLENDAVAGLIGAAYG; from the coding sequence ATGCTGATGACCAAACGAGTAGATAACGCGTCCGAAGAGCCGTTGCTAAAGTTGGAAGGGATTAAGACGTACTATCCCATCAAGAGGGGCATATTGTCCAAGACTGTCGGCCATATCAAAGCGGTAGACGGCATTGATCTTTCCGTCTATCAGGGCGAGACGGTAGGGCTGGTTGGCGAATCAGGATGCGGCAAATCATCGCTTGGGCGAAGCATAATTAAGCTGGAGGAGCTGACGGAAGGGCGCATTATGTTTAAGGGACAGGATTTAGCGCCGCTAAAGTCATCCCAAATGCGCAAGCTTCGCACCGACATTCAGATGATCTTTCAAGATCCCTATTCTTCCTTAAATCCGCGCAAACGGATTATTGATCTCATGACAGAGCCGGTGAAGCTGCTGCTTGGAATGAGCGAAGCACATGCCATACGGCTTGCCGCTGAATTGATGGAGGTCGTTGGTTTGCCGGTAGCTAGCCTTGGCAAATATCCGCATGAGTTTTCGGGCGGACAGCGGCAGCGAATCGGCATTGCCAGAGCAATTGCTCTTAGGCCGAAGCTCATCGTTTGTGATGAGCCGGTCTCCGCGCTGGATGTGTCCATTCAAGCGCAGGTCTTGAACCTGCTTAAGGATTTGCAGAAGCAATACAATCTTACTTATTTATTTATCGGACATGGGCTGGGCGCTGTCAAATATATGAGTGATCGCATTGCGGTGATGTATCTGGGGAAAATTGTGGAGATAGGCACAGCGAAGGAGTTATTTGAATCACCCAAGCATCCTTATACAAGGGCGCTGCTGGATGCTTATCCCGTCCCTAATCCTCATTTGCGGAGCAAGCCGCGTATTGTACTGGAGGGTGATGTGCCAAGTCCAGCTTCACCGCCAAGCGGATGCAGGTTTCATACCCGCTGTCCGATGGCTATGCAGGAGTGTAAGGAGCATGAACCGTCAATTGGCAGCTCAGGTCATGCTGCAGCCTGCCATTTTCCACTCGAGAACGATGCCGTCGCCGGCTTGATCGGAGCTGCCTATGGTTAA
- a CDS encoding DUF2569 domain-containing protein, whose amino-acid sequence MESGTSEQIVREKHQVPLGISGLGGWLVLVHIGLYGSIVGLFVLLFQYSLPAIYPETWEFLTSKSSEVYHALWGPAIIFELVYNILLILFSVYSLIQFYRKKAIFPRLMIIFYSVSFIVGVIDSVLLYQIPLAREMEDSTIISDAVRPFLTCAIWIPYFLKSVRVKNTFVK is encoded by the coding sequence TTGGAAAGTGGTACATCGGAACAAATCGTTAGAGAGAAGCATCAAGTTCCGCTTGGAATATCCGGTCTGGGAGGCTGGCTGGTCCTCGTACATATAGGCCTGTATGGCTCAATTGTAGGCTTGTTTGTTCTACTTTTTCAATATTCATTGCCAGCGATTTATCCAGAAACGTGGGAGTTTCTTACTTCAAAAAGCTCGGAGGTGTATCATGCCTTATGGGGACCAGCCATTATCTTTGAGCTAGTATATAATATCTTGTTAATATTGTTTTCAGTATATTCACTGATTCAGTTTTATCGTAAGAAAGCAATTTTTCCTCGTTTAATGATTATTTTCTATAGCGTAAGTTTTATCGTTGGCGTTATTGACTCCGTATTGCTGTACCAAATCCCGCTTGCTCGCGAGATGGAGGATAGTACCATAATAAGTGATGCTGTACGTCCATTTTTAACCTGCGCCATTTGGATTCCTTATTTCCTAAAATCTGTGCGAGTGAAAAATACGTTTGTAAAATAA
- a CDS encoding MFS transporter yields MQAKLQLPKLLAGLSTLPRDAIFFLMASFVNSTGKAIMWPLTTIYVHNVMGKSYGEAGLVLLYQALFSVFGEFIGGNLYYRVGPKAMITGAFFVSASALFAIALTDSWTLYVILVCMLGVSNGISMPSMNAYVGFRWKEHRRQLYNVMYVCNNFGLSIGAMVGGLIASISFSLTYMLTGGTTLVFAIFLFYFMKESKASDLIDGSLDSKPKKAAPQVVMNRKQLLGNFRTYLFLAFGSMFFWLSFTQWSTGVAPYIDEKGLDLKYYSLLWTVNGVVILAGQPLTSWIKKRFAQDIVKQMVISAAFTVTAFSFVLIFHDYYFYLVIGMILATLGEMMLLPTIPTFFSERTGVYAPFYMGLAGGFANLGRMIGPLVFGHVFDWWGIAPVFLIGTLAALAALLMFFIHANLNKDSDQSAELKLSTSI; encoded by the coding sequence ATGCAAGCAAAACTTCAACTGCCAAAGCTGCTGGCGGGACTGAGTACTTTGCCTAGAGATGCGATATTCTTTCTCATGGCGAGCTTCGTCAACTCCACGGGCAAAGCGATTATGTGGCCGCTTACGACGATTTATGTCCATAATGTAATGGGTAAATCGTACGGTGAGGCAGGACTTGTTTTATTATATCAGGCATTATTTAGTGTGTTTGGCGAGTTTATCGGTGGAAATCTGTATTACCGTGTAGGCCCGAAGGCGATGATTACGGGAGCATTTTTTGTATCTGCGTCAGCATTGTTTGCGATTGCTTTGACAGACAGTTGGACCTTGTATGTGATACTGGTCTGTATGCTGGGCGTATCCAATGGGATATCTATGCCCTCTATGAATGCTTACGTAGGCTTTCGTTGGAAGGAGCATCGACGCCAGCTGTATAACGTCATGTATGTGTGCAACAACTTTGGCCTCTCTATTGGAGCTATGGTAGGCGGGTTAATTGCTTCAATATCGTTTTCGCTAACTTATATGCTGACGGGCGGGACTACTCTGGTGTTTGCGATATTTTTGTTTTACTTTATGAAGGAAAGCAAAGCAAGCGATCTTATTGATGGCTCTTTGGATAGCAAGCCGAAGAAGGCCGCTCCGCAGGTTGTAATGAATAGGAAGCAGCTGCTTGGCAATTTTCGAACCTATCTATTTTTGGCATTCGGTTCTATGTTTTTTTGGCTATCCTTCACGCAGTGGTCGACCGGCGTAGCGCCGTATATTGACGAGAAGGGTCTTGACTTAAAATATTACAGTCTGCTGTGGACGGTTAACGGTGTGGTTATTCTAGCAGGGCAGCCGCTTACGAGCTGGATCAAAAAGCGGTTTGCGCAGGATATCGTCAAGCAAATGGTGATAAGCGCAGCTTTTACTGTAACGGCGTTTTCCTTCGTTCTCATCTTCCATGATTATTACTTCTATTTAGTTATTGGAATGATCTTAGCTACGCTAGGAGAGATGATGCTCCTGCCTACCATTCCGACCTTCTTCTCTGAACGTACGGGTGTGTATGCTCCTTTCTATATGGGCCTAGCCGGCGGCTTTGCCAATCTCGGAAGAATGATCGGTCCTTTGGTATTTGGCCATGTTTTCGATTGGTGGGGGATTGCGCCCGTATTTCTCATCGGTACGCTCGCCGCGCTCGCTGCACTGCTCATGTTCTTTATTCATGCGAATTTGAACAAAGATTCAGACCAAAGTGCCGAGCTAAAGCTAAGCACCTCTATTTGA
- the opp4C gene encoding oligopeptide ABC transporter permease: MLAFIRPEPVIYKSDSYAKLIAKRFVKHKMAVAGLVAFILLVLIGIFAPWIAPQDPNLIGNAFSASPSSAHWLGTDQVGRDVLSRLIHATRVSLMVGVVTVVIYMVIGVIVGAVAGYLGGWVDMVINRIIDIFMSFPSLMVILVLVTVLGTGLSNIIIVLALLGWPSVARLVRGSVLTLRESEFVKAGVTLGLSTPRLIFGHILPNCMGPILVNATFGAAAAILSESSLSFLGMGVQPPTASWGNMLNAAQSITALQSQPWLWIPPGMIIVVAVLSINFIGDGIRDAMDPKKINA; this comes from the coding sequence ATGCTGGCGTTTATACGCCCCGAGCCTGTTATCTATAAGTCGGACAGCTATGCGAAGCTGATTGCCAAACGTTTTGTTAAGCATAAAATGGCGGTTGCGGGACTAGTTGCGTTTATCCTACTGGTCTTAATCGGTATATTTGCGCCTTGGATTGCCCCGCAAGATCCGAACTTAATTGGCAATGCCTTCTCAGCTTCACCATCCTCTGCGCATTGGCTGGGAACGGACCAGGTTGGGCGCGATGTGCTCAGCCGTCTCATTCATGCAACAAGGGTATCTTTAATGGTTGGGGTTGTAACGGTAGTAATCTACATGGTAATTGGAGTTATCGTGGGAGCTGTTGCTGGTTATTTGGGCGGATGGGTAGATATGGTCATTAATCGCATCATTGATATCTTCATGTCGTTTCCAAGCTTGATGGTCATTCTCGTATTAGTTACGGTACTAGGGACAGGCTTATCCAATATTATTATTGTACTTGCTTTGCTGGGCTGGCCTTCCGTTGCCAGACTGGTGCGCGGCAGTGTACTTACGCTTCGAGAGAGCGAATTTGTAAAGGCTGGCGTTACGCTTGGCTTAAGCACACCGCGGCTAATATTCGGCCATATTCTTCCGAACTGCATGGGGCCGATTTTGGTCAATGCGACCTTCGGAGCGGCTGCGGCTATCCTATCTGAATCCTCGCTTAGCTTTTTGGGCATGGGTGTGCAGCCACCCACGGCGAGCTGGGGCAATATGCTTAATGCTGCGCAGTCGATTACGGCGCTGCAAAGCCAGCCATGGCTGTGGATTCCGCCTGGCATGATCATTGTTGTTGCGGTGCTGTCTATTAACTTTATTGGCGATGGCATTAGAGATGCGATGGATCCGAAGAAAATCAATGCTTAA
- a CDS encoding ABC transporter permease, with protein sequence MVNYIIRRILIALPILLGVTFLNFVLINMTPGDPIDMYVNPDVSEEDKEVRREALGLNDPYFIRYVKWLALLVQGDLGHSFSSFQPVADMIAERFVPTLILMGSSILFGYLIAIPIGIYCAVRQNTKFDYIMSAGSFMGVSIPNFFLGLGLIYVFGVLLGVLPTGGMNTMGGEGGFWDTVKHLVLPTITLGTSIAGGMIRYVRSSVMEVLGQDYLRTARAKGLGEFIVVNKHALKNALIPIITIAGLDIPILIGGAVITESIFQWNGMGQLTIQAILSRDFPLLMGVNMLAAVVVLTANLWSDLMYAVVDPRIKYN encoded by the coding sequence ATGGTTAACTACATTATTCGAAGAATACTGATCGCTCTTCCCATTTTGCTTGGCGTAACCTTTCTAAACTTTGTACTTATTAATATGACGCCCGGTGACCCGATTGATATGTATGTCAATCCGGACGTATCGGAGGAGGACAAGGAGGTTCGCCGCGAGGCGCTCGGTCTTAATGATCCTTATTTCATCCGGTATGTGAAGTGGCTGGCTCTGCTCGTTCAGGGTGATCTCGGTCATTCCTTCAGCTCCTTCCAGCCCGTTGCGGATATGATAGCGGAGCGATTCGTTCCGACTCTCATATTGATGGGCTCTTCGATTCTATTTGGCTATTTGATCGCTATTCCTATCGGTATTTATTGCGCGGTTAGGCAAAATACAAAGTTTGATTATATTATGTCGGCAGGCTCATTCATGGGCGTATCTATTCCGAATTTTTTCTTGGGACTGGGACTCATTTATGTATTCGGAGTTCTGCTAGGTGTTTTGCCAACGGGCGGGATGAATACGATGGGCGGCGAGGGCGGGTTTTGGGATACGGTGAAGCATTTGGTGCTGCCGACCATAACGCTGGGTACCTCAATAGCAGGTGGAATGATTCGGTATGTGCGCTCCAGTGTGATGGAGGTGCTGGGTCAAGATTATTTGCGCACGGCAAGAGCAAAAGGATTAGGCGAGTTCATTGTTGTGAATAAGCATGCGCTCAAAAATGCTCTGATACCAATTATTACGATAGCGGGGCTCGACATCCCTATCCTCATCGGTGGAGCAGTCATTACGGAAAGCATTTTCCAATGGAATGGGATGGGACAGCTCACGATTCAAGCGATACTCTCTCGCGACTTTCCGCTTCTTATGGGCGTTAATATGCTCGCAGCAGTGGTGGTGCTGACAGCCAACCTATGGTCCGATCTGATGTATGCTGTGGTGGACCCGCGTATTAAATATAATTAA